agtgttttaaattttaagatTATTCAGTTAATCTGATCCTGAGTTCTTGTATCTCTTAACATCAGCTGGATTGTTTCCATTTACCGATGGAGCCGTTTCCCCTCCACATGATTCAGTCTCATCGACCTGAGGAACCTGTTCACAGAGACTTCAGTTAAAATCCTATAAAATCCTACAATCTGCACAACATCAAGGTCTATGGATTCTTATGTGGGAAGAAGACTGATGGTTGGATTTCTGTAAAATCAAGAATAACATTGATTTTATGATGAAGAGAAgattacaaataataaaacattctgCAAAATACCTAGATCAAGGGCTTAAAATCTCCACTCACCAGACTATTCAGAGATGTTCAGCATTCCTACTGATTTAATAGAACAAGAACTTTGAACCTACATTTAATGAAACTTTAAACTATTTAATATGTAGCATCATAAATGATTAATATccatattaataatttattatccGTTCTTATCTCAAAAGCCTAAATCAGAACATTTGTCATTCCTCAGTTAATGTCACCTCAAagtattttctaaataaattaagGCATTTAAAATTCGAAGTATACATTTCATATGCTCAGAAAGTGTTTACCCTAAACCATTTCATAAACTGAGATTTGCTCAATCAGATATAAACCGAAGCTATGACAAATTCCTTTGCAAAATTCTCTTTATTTAGTCTGACTGGCAGACTTGTGAAATGAAACTAATTTAAAATGGGAttgttgaaaatatttaaattagtgAAAGTgtacaaagaaaataatatgATTTGACGAACCTCAAGAGGCTCTGATTTCTCTGGACTTCCAGCTGTTGTCTTTGGAGAGAAAAACAATAAGCATGTCACACCTCCAATGACACTTGACATATAGaccaaataaaagtatttaacaAGATAAAAGGATTTGTTCCTAAACATTTTCAGGTGGTTGACAAAGGATGACAGTTCTGGTGAAGATGATCGACACAATATTAAAAATGGTTGTGAACGAAAACATTTATGAGGCCATTGAGAACATGGTCAGCTACTGATAATTACTGAGCTACTGAGAATGATAttattgatgatgatgatgatgatgatgatgatgatgatgatgatggagacATCTTATTGAAAATTATTAATGGTCATGATAAAGAATGCAATCAGGAAGATGAAAAATGGTGTCCTTGTTATTAAATGTTAACAGATGGAACCATGAAGATGAGGGCCTGAGTTAAAACTCTTGTGACTCTGAAGAGATAAAGTGATGGCCTGATTGTttatgatgaggatgatgatgatgatgatgaaagaaTGGTGACATCAGAACTTTGGTGATGAGGATGATTACATCTGTGATGACAATCAGTTTCTGGCAATTCAACTCACAGCTGGATTCTCCTCATGCAGATTGtcaaaaggtttttctttttcctctttaacatCAGGAGGAGCTTCATGTCCTCTTGTTTCCCCAGCAGGGGGAGCTGGACCTTCCTCCACTCTTGCTTCCACAGGCTGATGTTCAGTGCATTCACCAATAGGAATAGATGGACTCCCACCCTGTTctcctccagcaggggggtcTGAAGTTTTATTCTGTTCATCAGCTGCTTGTTTTGGCGAGGCTTCGGGAACTTCCACTGATTCACTCTTAACTTCATTCTTTAgcaaagaaacactttttgagCTTCAAGGAAGTTCAGTTAGCCACTGTGCTAACTGATgtcttaaattaattaatacgaTGTTCTAAGATTTGAATTTTATCTAAGCTGACGTGATCTCAAGGCTTGTAATTTCTTCCCATGATGATTTAGAACAGTGCGATTTCTACACCCACTGAACCCATCTATTCTCCATATTTACACCTACAAAGGCTGAACCACACATAAGACACTGTCCTCTCTACCCAGCTGAAGGTAGCAAACTTTAACACATCAAAAGCATTTCACAACAGATAAACTTACACTGAATTTATACAAAATATTCACTAAACTCaccatttttgaaaaatctggAAGAAATGATGGAGCAGCAGCATCCTAAAGGTTGcatgcaaaagaaacaaaaataagttaATACTAGGCAGTAAGGCTAAAAAACTTAATTCAGAAGTAAAGAGTGACATTAGGATAGATTAAGAAACACCAGGAGAAGCTGATCTTTTGTGCTATGGTTAGATTTTGGTCCAATTAAACATGCTGGTGGGGTCACAGGCTTCTTTAAAAGTCACTTCTGTCTAGTACACAATTCAATACAAGTTTTATCAGTGTTCTCTTCAAGATGAACCAATTGTTTGATTATTACAAGCTCTTTTACTGCTAATTTGAAAAGTacaaaaaactgacaaaaataatTGCCGAAGTAAGCTAAACAGTCTGCAACTAAGGTCTATTGAACAAGTTGGACAAccagaaaaaatatattcaacttgttctttttttcaacgTTTCATTGGATTCATTTATCAAGAAATCTGCTTTTTAAGATCTCTTAAAATCAACTGTTACCTAAATTACATTTCAGAGAAACAGTGTCAATGAAACTCTTTAGGATATGAAGCTgactgagctaaaaaaaaaggcttttaatgtaaaatgatTACAACAGTACCAACAGAAGACTTTTAGAGatgggaggatgaggaggagttCAGACTGGGGTCCTGGTTCTACAagtatttgatttaatttcttaGTCTTTTTGAGGGTAAAGACAGAAAGGGAATGCCTGTATTGACCTTTATGCTATTCTACACTAGTCTACCATACTGGAGGGGGAGGAAGGAAGGTAAAGTACCTCTTCCTTTCCTGTATCTAGCTCTTGGTACAACTTTCCCAATCTCCGGTTTGCAGCCTCATCTTCGGACATATCTGAATTTTCTGGTTCTTTGTGATTTCTGGGCTTGTTAACTTCTTTATATCCCTCTGCTGCAGTTCCACAGATGTAGTTTGGTTGAGTGACAGTAGAGTTGAAGCCGTGGCTGTCGCTAAAGACCAAGGTGTTGGACAACGGCTCTTCGGGTCCTGAGGATGCTGTTGAATAGCTGTTGGCAAAAGGGTCTGAATCCCACCCACTTTTTCCACTATCCACAACCCCACAGTTCCCTAAATTACCAGCAAATGGATCAAACCCAAATCCACCCTTGTTGTCTCTAAAATGGCTTTTAGCAAATGTTTCAGATTCAAGACCAACTCCCCCCTGTGATTCTGCAAATGGATCTGATTCAAACCCCACTCCCCCATGAAATTCTGCAAACGGATCTGATTCAAACCCAACTCCCCCCTGTGATTCTGCAAACGGATCTGATTCAAACCCAACTCTCCCC
Above is a genomic segment from Fundulus heteroclitus isolate FHET01 unplaced genomic scaffold, MU-UCD_Fhet_4.1 scaffold_785, whole genome shotgun sequence containing:
- the LOC118556374 gene encoding amphiphysin-like isoform X3 yields the protein MSEDEAANRRLGKLYQELDTGKEEDAAAPSFLPDFSKMNEVKSESVEVPEASPKQAADEQNKTSDPPAGGEQGGSPSIPIGECTEHQPVEARVEEGPAPPAGETRGHEAPPDVKEEKEKPFDNLHEENPATTAGSPEKSEPLEVPQVDETESCGGETAPSEKMPIPSVVIEPASSNEGDDDRDADIISPTMVSDNGVTAQSHILKHMSPSGGGSGFPDDFLYKVETMHDFEAANSDELELKRGDVVLVVPTVSVEDQEAGWLTGIKESDWLNLGVGAKSGLFPENFTQRLE